Proteins encoded by one window of Bactrocera oleae isolate idBacOlea1 chromosome 4, idBacOlea1, whole genome shotgun sequence:
- the Det gene encoding baculoviral IAP repeat-containing protein 5.2, with protein sequence MNYSRFGNMMEKNRLNSFKKWPFDDSSACSAKKMAEAGFYWSGNDREPDTVTCYICNKTLDGWEPTDDPWKEHAKHAPQCSFVKLGRKEAELTVQEFINICNAALKARMDQNLNKTLEEFRKYAEKEKEKLLLGK encoded by the exons atgaattattcaAGGTTTGGAAATATGATGGAAAAAAACCgcttaaacagttttaaaaAGTGGCCATTTGATGATAGCAGTGCATGTAGCGCAAAAAAG ATGGCGGAAGCAGGCTTTTACTGGAGCGGTAACGATCGCGAACCAGATACAGTTACTTGCtatatttgcaataaaactCTTGATGGTTGGGAGCCAACCGATGACCCATGGAAGGAGCATGCAAAACACGCTCCTCAATGCAGTTTCGTAAAGCTCGGACGAAAGGAAGCTGAATTGACG GTTCAAGAATTCATCAATATATGTAATGCTGCGCTAAAAGCGCGTATGGatcaaaacttaaataaaactttaGAAGAGTTTCGAAAGTATGCAGAGAAggagaaagaaaaattattactcgGCAAATAA